One Mya arenaria isolate MELC-2E11 chromosome 5, ASM2691426v1 genomic window carries:
- the LOC128233608 gene encoding protein lifeguard 3-like, with protein MSKIAPMISYPHEGGTTTEAVYPPSQGGAYPDDPAYPPPPPPMPSGYAPPQHATFGVVDTQPRPRKDNDSSKSSNSTIFGGSFDDDAVRRGFIKRVYSLLFIQLLFTFGIVLVFSLVTSVKEFVKNNPAVFYASFGVFIPVFIVLVCVKKVRRKHPANLICLAIFTIAFTYLVATLSSFFDTNSVIVAAGITAMLCLAITLFAIQTKIDFTLCTSLFFCILIVLIYFAFVSIILSFVVPDGRFIDGVYGTLAAMLISLVLVYDTQRIIGGKSEELNPEEYVYGALQLYIDVVVLFLIILAGCGKSG; from the exons ATGTCGAAAATAGCACCGATGATCAGCTACCCCCATGAGGGGGGCACTACGACGGAGGCCGTGTACCCCCCTTCACAAG GCGGCGCTTACCCCGACGACCCTGCCTATCCACCTCCTCCACCCCCGATGCCGTCGGGATATGCCCCGCCCCAGCATGCCACATTCGGCGTGGTGGACACTCAGCCCCGCCCCCGAAAGGACAATGACAGCAGCAAGAGTTCCAACTCAACCATCTTCGGCGGTTCATTTGACGATGATGCCGTGAGAAGAGGCTTTATAAAAAGG gttTACAGTCTCCTATTCATCCAGCTGCTGTTTACATTTGGAATAGTTCTTGTTTTCTCTCTCGT gACGTCAGTCAAGgaatttgttaaaaacaacCCAGCGGTTTTCTATGCTTCgtt TGGAGTTTTCATACCAGTATTCATTGTGCTTGTCTGCGTTAAGAAAGTACG GAGAAAGCATCCTGCTAATCTTATATGTCTTGCGATTTTC ACGATAGCGTTTACATACCTGGTAGCAACATTGAGCAG tTTCTTCGACACTAACAGCGTGATAGTGGCCGCGGGCATTACGGCCATGCTGTGTCTCGCCATCACGCTGTTCGCCATACAGACCAAG ATCGACTTCACCCTATGTACGAGCCTGTTCTTCTGCATCTTAATCGTCCTCATCTACTTCGCTTTTGTCAGTATCATACTCAGCTTTGTCGTGCCCGACGGACGG TTCATTGACGGCGTGTACGGAACTCTTGCGGCAATGCTCATCTCCTTG GTCCTTGTGTACGACACCCAGCGGATTATCGGCGGCAAGAGCGAGGAGTTGAACCCAGAAGAGTATGTGTATGGGGCTCTCCAGCTCTATATTGACGTCGTCGTCTTGTTTCTAATTATCCTGGCCGGCTGTGGAAAATCTGGATGA
- the LOC128234574 gene encoding palmitoyltransferase ZDHHC16-like — translation MCHTFHPVLLYIYCMCGVVAMVTWLPRRVRRKLRGGSDWVSTLYYTLFYNYFTSLYVALEVMLEPLFWFVEKFAKYLGPVFVTLVVVMTTSVVTIFYVCLLPHVYTTSLPWTIFHLIFGHWLLVNIVFHYLMGVFSQPGTPPPQNVPEIVSVCKKCISPKPPRTHHCTICGKCILKMDHHCPWLNNCVGHNNHRYFFLFCVYMWMGTIYVSWVGHDLFRQHFYGDEPTAFPPLFYPLNAIHDAIYRSNDPAKPMSIIINPNPPPKENYIEHYYHIAVLYEFILCSGVTLALGLLMLWHARLISKGETSIEVHINNTQRKKYKKKNLVYRNPYDYGLKKNWMVFLGFHSCRTFICKVLLPSTHPPEGDGLIWSRASYKFKQDKGLQLL, via the exons ATGTGCCATACATTTCATCCTGTTCTTCTGTATATCTACTGCATGTGTGGGGTTGTAGCCATGGTAACATGGTTGCCCCGGAGAGTACGGAGGAAATTGCGAGGTGGTTCAGACTGGGTGTCAACACTTTACTACACCCTCTTTTACAACTACTTCACATCTTTATACGTTGCTCTAGAAGTCATGCTTGAGCCACTGTTTTGGTTTGTGGAGAAGTTTGCTAAATACCTTGGTCCA GTGTTTGTTACCTTGGTAGTGGTTATGACAACGTCTGTGGTTACGATATTCTATGTGTGCCTTTTGCCCCATGTATACACCACCAGCCTGCCCTGGACCATTTTCCACCTGATATTCGGGCACTGGCTGCTGGTGAACATTGTCTTTCATTACCTGATGGGAGTGTTTTCACAACCGGGTACACCACCACCACAA AATGTTCCTGAGATAGTATCAGTGTGTAAAAAGTGTATTTCCCCGAAGCCTCCCCGCACCCATCACTGTACCATATGTGGAAAATGCATACTCAAGATGGACCATCACTGTC CATGGCTGAACAACTGTGTTGGCCACAATAACCACCGCTATTTCTTCCTGTTCTGTGTTTACATGTGGATGGGTACGATCTATGTCAGCTGGGTTGGACATGACCTCTTCAGGCAGCATTTCTATGGAGACGAG CCCACAGCATTCCCACCCTTGTTCTATCCACTGAATGCCATCCACGATGCCATATACAGGTCGAAT GATCCAGCAAAACCAATGTCAATTATCATCAATCCAAATCCACCTCCAAAGGAAAACTACATAGAGCATTACTACCACATAGCAGTACTGTATGAGTTTATCCTGTGTTCCGGGGTCACCCTGGCCCTGGGGCTGCTCATGTTGTGGCATGCCAGGCTTATCTCCAAGGGTGAGACCAGTATCGAGGTGCACATCAATAATACACAGAGAAAGAAGTACAAGAAGAAAAACTTG GTTTACAGAAACCCATATGACTATGGTTTAAAGAAAAACTGGATGGTGTTTTTAGGTTTCCACAGCTGTAG GACATTTATATGTAAGGTTCTGCTGCCATCCACCCATCCACCAGAGGGAGATGGACTGATCTGGTCTAGAGCTTCCTACAAGTTTAAGCAAGACAAAGGGTTGCAACTCTTGTGA